GGCGTAGCCGCGTTTGCCGTGAATGCCAGTGGCGATATCGTGGCGGGCAGCACGACCTGCAAGCTGAGCGGCAAGCTGGCCACGGCCACGTTGCCCAATGCCCTGAAGCTGACGCTGGCAACCACCGGCTGCGGCAACCTGCCCGCCCGGGCGGACGGCTACCTGGTGGTCGACGGCGATTATTCGCCGGCGGGGTTCCGCCTGGTTGCCAGCGGCGGTGCCACGCTGGTTGACCTGTGGGCTTACCCGGAGTAATGCTGCCGGCGGGGCCGCGGAAGCGCTAGCGACCCTGCCGCAGCCACGCGCTGACGGCCCCGAACGCCGCCGCCACCGAGCGTTCGGACTCCTCGCCCGGCGGCTCGGTGTTGGTCAGGCCGGTGAGGCCCATCGACACCACGGACGTGCACAACGCATCGATGCCGCGCGCATCCGGCACGTATTTTTCAAAGACCTTCAGCAGGTTGCGACCGCGCCGGCCGCGCATGTGCGCGGTGTAGGCGGCCAGTTCCGGCATGCGCGCCGCGGCTAGGGCCACGGCGAAATTGCCGCGTGCAAGATCGAGCCTGTGGCCGTCGCCCCCGCCGGGCGAGCGCTGCAACCCCTCCAGGTTCCCGCCCTCCACCGCCGCCATCACATGCGCGGCAATCGATTCCAGCCCGGCGATCACGAGGTCGTGCTGGCTTGGAAAGCGGTAACTGAGCGTGGTGTGCGGAATGCCGATGTCCGCCGCGATGGCACGGTGCGTCAGGCCGCCGGCCCCGCGGGCCGCCAGTCGCATGCCGCAGGCGCGGGCCGCCGCCACGGACCATGGGGGCACACGCCCGGCTCTTTCTGCCGTGGCCGCGCCGGCCGCCGGCGCGGCGCCACCGTGGCCCATCCGCTCGCACAGCACGGCGAACAGCGCGCCATCGGCCGCGTCCGGCAGCGCGGCCCCGCCGGCAAACAGGCGCTGCAGGCATAGCCGGCGCACCAGCCGGTACGTCATGGAATCGTTCAGCGCCATGCCGTAGGCCAGTTCGGCGATCACGTAGCCATGCCACCATCCGCATGCCGGCAGTGCCGGCGCCAGCCCCGCGCGGGCACCGAAGTCGTCCCAGAACCGGCGCCGCGCCGCAGCCCATTCGCTGAAGGCCGGCCGCAGCGTCTCATCCCAGGTGCAGGCATGCAGCATTTCCAGGTAGAGCATCGACAGCGCACGACCGTTCGTGACCGCCTCTTCCAGGATGGCTTCCGCCACGCTTGCGGCCGTGGCCGGCGGCAGCGACGGAAGCGCCGCGAGCGTCTTGCGCCACTCGTCGAGGGGCGGCGCATCGTGTGCCGAGGCCGCTTCGCAGATGGCGGCCATGACGCCGGCCCGGTCGCCGTAATGGTGGGTCAGCACCGTGACGGATACCCCTAGCGCTCCGGCCAGCGGCCGCAGCGCCAGGCCGGCCAGCCCCGCCCCTTCGACGATACGGCAGGCCGCAGCCAGCAGGTCGGCGGCGTGGGGCGCCTTGCGGGATCTCGTTCTTGCGGCTTGCTCGGTCAACGGAAACTCATGGCGACGGGGTGTCGGGCAATTGTAGAGCATAGGTGTTGTGCCCCGCCAGCATGTCCGGGACAAGAAGCCCGGCCCGTGCTACTATTGGCTTACGGCATTATTTTGCCGATGCCACGGCCCCGCCCCCGCCCGCGCTTCCAGAATTCTCCGCAACTCCGCCGCCCCGGCTCTCGATACGATTTCGACACCATGAAACTTGCAAACCTGAAAATAGGCGTTCGCCTGACCTTGCTCGCGGGATTTTTCCTGCTGACCTTGCTGCTGGTCGGATTCACGGGCTGGAACGCGCTGCGTGACATGAATTCCCGCAACGCCGCCGGCTTCACCGAGGCCGATGGCCTGATGCGCGCGGTCGACGGCGCCCGTTTCGCCCAGGTCGAGTTCAAGATCCAGGTGCAGGAATGGAAAAACATCCTGCTGCGCGGGCGCGACCCGGCGCAGCTGGACAAATACACGAAGGCGTTCAACCACGCCGGCGAAGCCACCGCCAGCCAGTTGCGCACGCTGAAGGAAACCATGGGCACGCTCGCGCTGGACACGGCCGCCGTCGACGAAGCGCAGCGGCTGCATGCGGAACTCGTGCGCCGCTACCTCGACGCGCTGCGCCAGTTCAACGGCGCAGACCCGGACGGCGCGCAAAAGATCGACGCGCTGGTACGCGGCATGGACCGCGCCGCCACCGAGCGCATCGACGGCATCGTGGCCACGATCCGCAAGGAAGCAGCCAGCCGCATCGCCGCCGTGGAACAGCGCAATAACGATGTCTACCGCAACTCCGCGTTAACATTGCTGGCGCTGCTGGCCGTGGCGACAGGGATCGGCGCGCTGATCGTCGTGCTGCTGATCCGGGGCATCACGGTGCCGCTGGCGCACGCGCTGGGCATCGCCCGCGACGTGGCGGCCGGCGACCTGCGCAACGACGTGCGCAGCACCCGCGGCGACGAGATCGGCGACCTGCTCCGTGCGCTGGGCACGATGAACGGCAATTTGTCGCGGATCGTGGCGCGGGTGCGCTCGGGCACGCAGGCCATCGCCGTGGCATCGACGGAAATCGCGACCGGCAACGCCGACCTGTCCGCCCGCACCGAGTCGCAGGCCGGGTCGCTGGAAGAAACCGCCGCCTCGATGACCGAACTGACCAGCACTGTTCGCCAGAACCGCGACAACGCCGAAGCGGCCGCCAGCCTGGCCGGCAAGGCGACCACCATTTCCACGCGCGGCAGCGCCACGGTGGCCGAGGTGGTCGAAACGATGGGCGCGATCAACGGCACGTCGGCACGGATCGCCGACATCATCGGCGTCATCGACGGCATCGCGTTCCAGACCAATATCCTGGCGCTGAACGCCGCGGTGGAAGCGGCCCGCGCCGGCGAGCAGGGGCGCGGCTTCGCCGTCGTCGCCAGCGAAGTACGCGGGCTGGCACAACGCTCGTCCGTGGCCGCGAAGGAAATCCGCGAGCTGATCTCGACTTCGGTGGCGGAAGTGGAAGCGGGCCGCGCCCAGGTCGACCGCGCCGGCGCCACGATGCGCGAAGTGCTCGAGAGCGTGGAACAGGTCGCCGCGATGGTGCACCAGATCTCGCTTGCCAGCGGCGAACAGCAGCAGGGCATCGAGCAGATCGGCGAAGCCATCGCGCATATCGACGGCACCACGCAGCAAAACGCCGCGCTGGTCGAACAGGCCGCCGCCGCGGCCGAGTCGCTGCGCGAACAGGCCCGCCAGCTCGACGATTCGGTGGCCGTGTTCAAGCTCCGCGCGGCCTGATTGCGGGGCTGGTTGACGGGAATACTGTCGAGTCAGCGGCGTTCGATGCCGCCTTGAGGACTGGCGTGCCGGGTTGGACGCCGGTAGCACGAAGTCCAGCGGGCGTTGCGTTCACCGATTGAATCCACAGGCGGAAGCTGCCTGTCGTGAGACTCCGTGACTTTTCCGGTTCGGCGACCTGCTATGCTGGAGCGAGCGGCCGAGTTCGGGCTATTGTGTTGAAAAACTCGGATCCAGTTCCCGTTGGTAACGAAAGATCGGTAACTCGACTGTCCAGAACGGCCACCGTGGTCCGAGAGCGGATAGTTTGGAGTGCCAACATCAATGAAATCCGCTTGAAAAAGTTGCCGGGCGACTTTTTCAACACAATAGGCCAGGAGCTGACATTTGATGCTCCCCCATGTCAACGATAAATCCATGAAAGCAGAATTCCTCAGTCCTCACGATCCCTACCTTGAGTTCGACCAAGTCCTCGTTGCCGCTGGTGAGATATCGGACTCCGAGCTCGTCGCAAGCGTGCCGTGACCGTTGATAGCGCACCGCTTGCCCGAGTAGACATTCTTGCGATCTCCGGGCACCGAACGAAAAACCGTCCAGCGAATCCGGTCAACCGATGCGAAGCTGAAGGCTGTCACGGTGTGCGTTCCTCGACGAGGCTGACCACTACTCTGAACGGGGTCCACTATCAGCCTTAAGACTACTGTTAGCGTTTCATCTTTTTGAACATTCTGGTCATGGTTTCCGCATCGATTGCCTGCATATCCACAAGCTTCAACGATTTGACCATGTGAAGAGTTGCAGTCTTATATTTTTGGAAATGCGGCGTCTTGAGATGGGCCTCATACGCTTGGCGGTCGGCATACATCTCGAGAATCCTGATTTGGGTGTGGTCTTCTCGCTGATACAGAGGGAAGATGGCAATCACCCCCGGTTCGAGTCTTACCGACGCTTCCGCTTCTTCTTTAAGAAGCGCCTTGTACTGATCGAGATGATCAGCATGTATCTCAATCTCCGAGATCCGAAGCATCATTTGCGGCTCCTGGGCATGCGCCCGGTCCAAATTAAGACACAGCCAGACGGCGATCCCAAGTACCAAGAGTTTTCTGCCCAAGTCCGCCAGCGATAGCAGATGGGTTTCAAGTCTCTGCACATTATCCCTTCTTGAAATCAACATTTTTATTCCTTCTTCCCTGATCCATTCAACGGCCTTGGCTGTCCTTTGACCGCTGTCCCCGGGCTTGCGATCGAGCGAAGGCACTGTCCTCCACTCCTCTGCAGAAGATGATAGACGATTACACGCTGAATCAGCCCGCTCATGAATTCCAAATCTTGTAGGGACGTGCTGCAGGTCCATCAGCCGGCAGAACGCGTCGGGAAGCTCGTCAGTCGTCTCGGCCGTCTTCGTGGGCGAAGACCATTCGTCGCGCAGCGGCATTGAATTGGCGCACTCTAGCGCTCCAACACCGGGCGAGGGAAGCACGGCTGCTCAATGCGACTCCACCGAGACAATGCATGTCGACACATGTAGATATTATGTCAACTCGACAAATGCTGGTGCAGCTGCGCCGTTTGCGCTGTCAGTTATAAAGCAGCTGCTTGAGGGCAAGCTGTATCGATTGCTCGACCGCTGGCAAGTCTGCTGCCGTGAGGTGGAGCGACCTGACCCGCAGCCCCTCGAACAAAGCGAAGATGGCGAGTGTGCGACCGCGAATCAACCCTTCGTTCTCTAGCAGGCCAAGCTTGATTCGCCCCGCGCGCAACACCTTCCCGAATGACATCGCTGCCAGGTGATCGGCGTCGCGCACCACGGCAGCAATCACGGGATTGCGGGACGCCTCGGCGGCAATCTC
Above is a window of Pseudoduganella dura DNA encoding:
- a CDS encoding putative quinol monooxygenase, giving the protein MPSLDRKPGDSGQRTAKAVEWIREEGIKMLISRRDNVQRLETHLLSLADLGRKLLVLGIAVWLCLNLDRAHAQEPQMMLRISEIEIHADHLDQYKALLKEEAEASVRLEPGVIAIFPLYQREDHTQIRILEMYADRQAYEAHLKTPHFQKYKTATLHMVKSLKLVDMQAIDAETMTRMFKKMKR
- a CDS encoding TetR/AcrR family transcriptional regulator, which codes for MTEQAARTRSRKAPHAADLLAAACRIVEGAGLAGLALRPLAGALGVSVTVLTHHYGDRAGVMAAICEAASAHDAPPLDEWRKTLAALPSLPPATAASVAEAILEEAVTNGRALSMLYLEMLHACTWDETLRPAFSEWAAARRRFWDDFGARAGLAPALPACGWWHGYVIAELAYGMALNDSMTYRLVRRLCLQRLFAGGAALPDAADGALFAVLCERMGHGGAAPAAGAATAERAGRVPPWSVAAARACGMRLAARGAGGLTHRAIAADIGIPHTTLSYRFPSQHDLVIAGLESIAAHVMAAVEGGNLEGLQRSPGGGDGHRLDLARGNFAVALAAARMPELAAYTAHMRGRRGRNLLKVFEKYVPDARGIDALCTSVVSMGLTGLTNTEPPGEESERSVAAAFGAVSAWLRQGR
- a CDS encoding methyl-accepting chemotaxis protein; translation: MKLANLKIGVRLTLLAGFFLLTLLLVGFTGWNALRDMNSRNAAGFTEADGLMRAVDGARFAQVEFKIQVQEWKNILLRGRDPAQLDKYTKAFNHAGEATASQLRTLKETMGTLALDTAAVDEAQRLHAELVRRYLDALRQFNGADPDGAQKIDALVRGMDRAATERIDGIVATIRKEAASRIAAVEQRNNDVYRNSALTLLALLAVATGIGALIVVLLIRGITVPLAHALGIARDVAAGDLRNDVRSTRGDEIGDLLRALGTMNGNLSRIVARVRSGTQAIAVASTEIATGNADLSARTESQAGSLEETAASMTELTSTVRQNRDNAEAAASLAGKATTISTRGSATVAEVVETMGAINGTSARIADIIGVIDGIAFQTNILALNAAVEAARAGEQGRGFAVVASEVRGLAQRSSVAAKEIRELISTSVAEVEAGRAQVDRAGATMREVLESVEQVAAMVHQISLASGEQQQGIEQIGEAIAHIDGTTQQNAALVEQAAAAAESLREQARQLDDSVAVFKLRAA